From a region of the Methanobrevibacter thaueri genome:
- a CDS encoding helix-turn-helix domain-containing protein, with translation MTNEDFAKKIKDIRARQDMSIEDLAERSGVKLEVLEAMEAGEVIPSLTPLTKMARALGVRLGTFLDDTPELGPVVTRGGKTENSLYFSGREDVTNATNLEFHSLGAGKIDRNIDPFMIDIQYEEGEKELSSHEGEEFIYVLEGEIEVIYGKDTFSIGEGDTIFYDSAVPHHLHAKSENGAKILAVLYTPY, from the coding sequence ATGACAAACGAAGATTTTGCAAAGAAAATAAAAGACATTAGAGCTAGACAGGACATGTCTATAGAAGACCTCGCAGAGAGAAGTGGCGTAAAGCTTGAAGTTTTAGAGGCTATGGAAGCCGGAGAAGTTATCCCTTCATTAACCCCATTGACCAAGATGGCAAGGGCTTTAGGGGTAAGGCTCGGAACATTCCTCGACGACACACCGGAACTCGGACCTGTAGTTACCCGTGGCGGCAAGACCGAAAACTCCCTGTATTTCTCAGGCCGTGAGGACGTGACAAACGCAACCAACCTTGAATTCCACTCATTAGGTGCAGGTAAGATTGACAGGAACATCGATCCTTTCATGATTGATATTCAGTATGAGGAAGGAGAAAAGGAATTATCCTCCCATGAAGGTGAGGAATTCATTTACGTATTAGAGGGAGAAATTGAAGTAATCTACGGAAAGGACACTTTCTCAATCGGTGAAGGGGACACCATATTCTATGACTCAGCGGTTCCGCACCACCTTCACGCAAAAAGTGAAAATGGCGCTAAGATATTAGCAGTGCTCTACACTCCATACTAG
- a CDS encoding AMP-binding protein, which produces MSELFTELPLGKFYESMVEKQPDHEFIVYPDRNLRFTYKEFDERVDNLAKGMLAIGIEKGDHVGIWAKNVPEWLTYMFATAKIGATIVTVNTAYQSHELEYVLRQSDMKALAMTDGFRDTSYFDIINELVPELKTCARDHLVAEKFPHLKFIFHVGQEKHRGMYNTNELLLLGMNYDDDEYQKVKDSVTQHDVINMQYTSGTEGFPKGVMLTSRNIVNDGYYIGENMNYSPADRLLLQVPLFHCFGTVLGVMAVITHGSTMVVLEEYDPLLAISSIQKEKCTSIYGVPTMFIGMMNHPMFEMFDMSSLRTGIMAGSTCPVETMKDAIEKMNMKEITSVYGLTEAAPGFTQTNAADSFEKKINTVGRKFPNIEVKIVDPETGEELGPGETGEIMCRGFNVMKGYYNMPEKTAETIEPDGWLHSGDLATVDEDGYYSIVGRIKDMIIRGGENIYPREIEEFLFTHECVQDVQVAGIPDEKYGEIVGAFIIKEDGFDDVTEADIRDFCIGSIARYKVPKYVFFVDEFPLTTSGKIQKYKLGDLGLKLLDERRANGEL; this is translated from the coding sequence ATGAGTGAATTATTTACAGAACTTCCATTAGGAAAGTTTTACGAATCAATGGTTGAAAAACAACCTGATCATGAATTTATCGTTTATCCGGACAGAAACTTAAGATTTACATATAAGGAATTTGATGAAAGAGTAGACAATCTGGCAAAAGGAATGCTGGCTATCGGAATTGAAAAGGGAGACCATGTTGGAATATGGGCAAAAAACGTGCCTGAATGGCTTACCTACATGTTCGCAACCGCAAAGATAGGTGCAACAATAGTCACAGTAAACACAGCATACCAGTCACACGAACTTGAATATGTGCTCAGGCAATCCGACATGAAGGCATTGGCGATGACCGACGGATTTAGGGACACAAGCTACTTCGACATCATCAACGAACTGGTTCCTGAACTCAAGACCTGTGCAAGGGACCATCTTGTTGCTGAAAAATTCCCACATCTGAAGTTCATTTTCCACGTGGGTCAGGAGAAGCATCGCGGAATGTACAACACCAATGAGCTTCTGCTGCTTGGAATGAACTATGACGATGACGAGTATCAAAAGGTTAAGGACTCCGTAACACAGCATGACGTAATCAACATGCAGTACACATCAGGAACAGAAGGGTTCCCGAAAGGAGTAATGCTTACAAGCAGAAACATCGTCAATGACGGTTACTACATTGGGGAAAACATGAACTACTCCCCTGCAGACAGACTGCTTCTTCAAGTGCCGCTGTTCCACTGTTTCGGAACAGTTCTCGGTGTGATGGCTGTCATCACCCACGGTTCAACAATGGTTGTCCTTGAGGAATATGACCCTCTTTTAGCCATTTCATCAATCCAAAAGGAAAAGTGCACATCCATTTACGGCGTTCCGACAATGTTCATCGGAATGATGAACCATCCTATGTTCGAGATGTTCGACATGAGCTCACTTAGAACAGGCATCATGGCAGGTTCAACATGCCCTGTCGAAACAATGAAGGATGCCATTGAAAAGATGAACATGAAGGAGATCACCAGCGTATACGGACTCACAGAGGCGGCACCTGGATTCACACAGACCAACGCTGCAGACTCATTCGAGAAGAAAATCAATACAGTAGGCAGGAAATTCCCTAACATCGAGGTTAAAATCGTTGACCCTGAAACCGGTGAGGAACTTGGTCCTGGAGAGACCGGTGAAATCATGTGCAGAGGATTCAACGTGATGAAGGGATACTACAACATGCCTGAAAAGACCGCAGAAACCATCGAACCTGACGGATGGCTCCACTCAGGAGACCTTGCGACAGTTGACGAGGACGGATACTATTCAATCGTAGGCCGTATCAAGGACATGATCATCCGTGGAGGTGAAAACATCTACCCTCGTGAAATCGAGGAGTTCCTTTTCACCCACGAATGCGTACAGGACGTTCAGGTTGCAGGAATACCTGATGAGAAATACGGTGAAATCGTAGGGGCATTCATAATCAAGGAAGATGGCTTTGATGATGTGACCGAAGCGGACATCCGTGATTTCTGTATCGGATCCATTGCAAGATACAAGGTTCCTAAATATGTCTTCTTTGTAGACGAGTTCCCGCTCACCACAAGCGGAAAGATTCAAAAGTATAAGCTTGGCGACTTAGGCCTTAAACTTTTGGATGAAAGACGAGCTAACGGAGAATTGTAA
- a CDS encoding nicotinate phosphoribosyltransferase — translation MIENNICLLTDSYKVTHHYFYPKGTEKIYSYLESRVGAEFNKTIFYGLQYIIKKYLEGSVVTQEKIDEADSIISTHIGEGIFNKKGWEHILDNYDGRLPIEIKAVAEGTPVEVGNALMTVENTDKKSCWLPNYLEPLLLQVWYPSTVATLSAEVRKLCNFYLEITGSLKDNLDFMLHDFGYRGATSTESSRLCGSAHLLSFSGTDTIPSLSIPVNYYNDPNIYGFSVQATEHSVMTSLGPEGEISQVLNVIDNAKDGVLSIVIDSYNYKNLLAEAGKSGSELNDAILNFLDGENNKVVFRPDSGEPVSTTIDCLNLLSEGFGSHLTDKGYKVFDLNIGLLWGDGLNYQKIRDILFAMKSAGWAAQNIIFGMGGGLHSSVTRDTQRNAFKCSAQLRDGEWHDIFKNPLDSSKKSKTGRFKLIKQNNSFKTVSIDSEGEDYLQTVFRNGELLIEDKFGDIKNRALNYSNFL, via the coding sequence ATGATAGAAAACAATATTTGCCTTTTAACCGACAGCTATAAAGTAACTCATCACTATTTCTATCCTAAAGGCACTGAAAAGATTTATTCCTACCTCGAAAGTAGGGTTGGTGCTGAGTTTAACAAAACAATTTTTTATGGACTCCAATATATCATTAAAAAGTATTTGGAAGGCTCCGTTGTAACTCAGGAAAAGATTGATGAAGCCGACAGCATAATTTCCACACATATAGGTGAAGGAATCTTCAACAAAAAGGGCTGGGAGCATATTTTGGACAACTATGACGGAAGGCTTCCTATTGAAATAAAAGCGGTTGCGGAAGGAACTCCTGTTGAGGTAGGCAATGCTTTAATGACAGTTGAAAACACTGATAAGAAATCATGCTGGCTACCTAATTACCTGGAACCGTTATTATTGCAGGTATGGTATCCGTCAACTGTTGCAACACTCTCTGCTGAGGTTAGAAAGCTATGCAATTTCTATTTGGAGATAACAGGATCCCTTAAGGATAATCTTGATTTCATGTTGCATGACTTCGGTTATAGGGGTGCAACCTCAACGGAATCATCAAGGCTGTGCGGATCCGCTCACTTGCTTAGTTTTTCAGGAACAGATACCATTCCTTCCTTATCAATTCCTGTAAACTATTATAATGATCCAAACATTTACGGATTTTCAGTTCAGGCGACAGAACACAGTGTAATGACTTCTTTAGGTCCTGAAGGTGAAATTTCGCAGGTGCTCAATGTCATTGACAATGCTAAAGATGGAGTGTTGTCAATTGTCATAGATTCCTATAATTACAAAAATCTATTGGCTGAAGCCGGAAAATCAGGTTCGGAGTTGAACGATGCTATTTTGAACTTCCTGGATGGAGAAAACAATAAGGTAGTCTTCAGGCCGGATAGTGGAGAGCCTGTATCAACAACTATCGATTGCTTAAACCTGCTTTCCGAAGGTTTTGGAAGTCATCTGACCGATAAGGGATATAAGGTATTTGATTTGAACATCGGACTCTTGTGGGGAGACGGTTTGAACTATCAAAAGATTCGTGATATCCTCTTTGCGATGAAGTCTGCAGGTTGGGCAGCACAAAACATTATCTTTGGTATGGGAGGAGGATTGCATTCCTCTGTAACTCGCGATACCCAAAGAAATGCATTCAAATGCTCAGCACAGTTGCGTGATGGCGAATGGCATGACATATTCAAGAACCCTTTGGATTCAAGTAAAAAATCAAAAACAGGAAGATTCAAATTAATCAAGCAAAACAATTCATTCAAAACAGTCTCAATAGATTCAGAAGGTGAAGACTATCTTCAAACAGTATTTAGGAATGGTGAATTATTGATTGAGGATAAGTTTGGAGACATTAAGAACAGAGCTTTGAATTATTCAAATTTTTTATGA
- a CDS encoding thymidylate synthase, translating to MLSINQCYLDFVDKILKSGKETYKDSNHHLLESLGNFYIIDDPMDLKFRAKYQNYTTEMMLDDIKSGKYDLEGCPIKSDALYQYVQSVEDPEIINNTQGFVYTYPNRIFAHFDVDQFESMKKRILTATGSNRAVAVTINPIEDAEEEDIPCLQFLQCLVRDNELTIHCIFRSNDIFGAFYSNMFFIAYLGLKMKEEVNKEIVGEKINFGGVHYHSTSGHIYNTDIKAARKLIKANK from the coding sequence ATGTTAAGTATTAATCAATGTTATTTAGATTTTGTAGATAAAATCTTAAAAAGCGGAAAGGAAACCTATAAGGACTCAAACCATCATTTATTGGAGAGTCTTGGAAACTTCTATATAATCGACGACCCAATGGACTTGAAATTCAGGGCAAAATACCAAAACTACACCACAGAAATGATGTTGGACGACATCAAATCCGGAAAGTACGACCTCGAAGGATGCCCAATCAAAAGCGATGCACTGTATCAATATGTGCAATCAGTGGAAGACCCTGAAATAATCAACAACACCCAAGGATTCGTCTACACATACCCAAACCGTATTTTCGCACACTTTGACGTTGACCAATTCGAAAGCATGAAAAAAAGAATCCTGACCGCAACCGGATCAAACCGTGCCGTTGCAGTCACAATCAACCCTATTGAGGATGCAGAAGAGGAAGACATCCCATGTCTCCAGTTCCTCCAATGCCTTGTTCGTGACAATGAACTCACAATCCACTGCATATTCAGAAGCAACGACATTTTCGGAGCGTTCTACTCAAACATGTTCTTCATAGCATACCTGGGATTGAAGATGAAGGAAGAGGTGAACAAGGAAATTGTCGGTGAAAAAATAAACTTCGGCGGAGTTCACTACCACTCAACCTCAGGCCACATATATAATACTGACATAAAAGCAGCTCGAAAATTAATTAAAGCAAATAAATAA
- the rbr gene encoding rubrerythrin, producing the protein MADLKGSKTEENLKAALAGESQARVKYEFYASQAKKDGYVEIKEIFQESSDNEKEHAKIWFKLLNGGKVPDTLTNLADAAAGENYEWTVMYKEFAETAREEGFDDIAALFDAAGATEKAHEDRYNALSDKIKADKVFKKDEEIAWKCNNCGYIHYGKEAPEVCPLCDHPQAHFRKQDTSYI; encoded by the coding sequence ATGGCAGATTTAAAAGGATCTAAAACTGAAGAAAACTTAAAAGCAGCACTCGCTGGTGAATCACAAGCACGTGTAAAATACGAATTTTACGCTTCTCAAGCTAAAAAAGACGGTTACGTTGAAATCAAGGAAATTTTCCAAGAATCATCCGACAATGAAAAAGAACACGCTAAAATTTGGTTCAAATTGTTGAATGGTGGAAAAGTACCTGACACCTTAACCAACCTCGCAGACGCAGCAGCAGGCGAAAACTACGAATGGACCGTAATGTACAAAGAGTTCGCTGAAACTGCACGTGAAGAAGGCTTTGATGACATAGCAGCTTTATTTGACGCAGCAGGTGCAACTGAAAAAGCACACGAAGACAGATACAACGCTTTATCCGACAAAATCAAAGCGGACAAAGTCTTCAAGAAAGATGAAGAAATCGCATGGAAATGTAACAATTGTGGATACATCCATTATGGAAAAGAAGCTCCAGAAGTTTGCCCATTATGCGATCACCCACAAGCACACTTCAGAAAACAAGACACTAGTTATATCTAG
- the rbr gene encoding rubrerythrin, which produces MTDLKGTKTEANLQAAFAGESQAHTKYQYFAAKAKEEGYVQIHDIFMETSKNEREHAKIWFKLLHDEEVPDTIANLNAAADGENEEWTAMYKEFAETAKEEGFPMIAFLFEKVGAIEKEHEERYRTLLANVENDAVFNKEEDIEWKCENCGFVFKGPNAPEKCPVCGLPKAHFEERATNFK; this is translated from the coding sequence ATGACTGATTTAAAAGGTACAAAAACTGAAGCAAACTTACAAGCAGCATTTGCTGGTGAGTCCCAAGCACACACTAAATACCAATATTTTGCAGCTAAAGCAAAAGAAGAAGGCTACGTTCAAATCCACGATATTTTCATGGAAACTTCCAAAAACGAAAGAGAACACGCTAAAATCTGGTTCAAATTATTACACGATGAAGAAGTACCAGACACTATTGCTAACTTAAACGCTGCAGCAGACGGTGAAAACGAAGAATGGACTGCAATGTACAAAGAGTTTGCTGAAACCGCTAAAGAAGAAGGTTTCCCAATGATTGCATTCTTATTTGAAAAAGTAGGAGCAATCGAAAAAGAACATGAAGAAAGATACAGAACTTTACTCGCAAACGTTGAAAACGATGCAGTATTCAACAAAGAAGAAGACATTGAATGGAAATGTGAAAACTGTGGATTTGTTTTCAAAGGTCCTAACGCACCTGAAAAATGTCCTGTATGTGGACTTCCAAAAGCACATTTCGAAGAAAGAGCAACTAACTTCAAATAA
- a CDS encoding C1 family peptidase, with translation MFKLLNGGTGLKNYKVIALFSLLCLLILIPATYAMDNQTALEVSNETNVISEEYYFDANVENDTGNGSQDNPYKELTSNRVKDNSIIHLSDGEYPLDAQVMSKNITLIGQNPKNTVVKYNNNVGFFADSSITLKNLTLVGLAISDSSNSIINATNVIFKGTKISSISVTFPNTKIYLENCTFLNCSATSGGAISITKGSLEIIDSFFINNYAERYGGAIYLHEAKFISRNVAIINSTSIMGGAITAVYTNLNLTNVTARNNHAKYSGGVIYALFGSFCLNNSTFINNTAKDGGALFIDEVNNFIAFNNTFTDNTAGSIAGAVYSAISRNLNRTSILNESLMNSFFNNTASYENDVYECEAINLNYNSSQNYLLIRSGPSYDSDLPSSYDLRDCYVTPVKSQGSNGNCWAFASLASLESCILKATGCTYDLSEENMKDLMSKFSSYGWQMVTNTGGYDRMGHAYLVSWMGPVNETQDRYIIGEVLSPVLSSIFHVQNILFLTRTSYTDNDEIKRVIMSYGAVSTSIHWYQSGPESEKDGYTNYYINGKNIYWYRTDKGANHAVAIVGWDDNYSKNNFKTTPPGDGAWIIKNSWGTGSGENGYYYVSYYDTSLAPLNKPYSTYVFLFNESIKYDKNYQYDVSGRTDFFLNESNTVWYKNRFTATDNEWLTAVSTYFEKNTAWDLSIYVNDVLRHVQSGTATLSYSTIELSSFIPLAVGDVFEVEFKITTDNEASVPISEDIIASGVPINKQLFYENISFISYDGENWTDLYGLHWEYSSHTYATQVACIKAFTILNEVNTTTELSINVSDMFEIQTQVLNQYGNPVIGGNVTFTINANDYVVSVVNGWAALKIPLGIDEYEVSAVYDNTGYISSQDTIKFNASVMNTSISLEINEHNPINITAHIFNEYGYAVNYGNVTFTIDDVPYTVDITNGTATLIEEFSMGKHNVSAVFNSIYYYNSSRTFQEFDVSIIGTKITLAIDNDYNPVVMWVKVTDQYGNAMDIGNVTFIVDDTPYTVNVTRGIAQFTHCFKDLGLNNVYVTYNGIEDYYDSSNSSANLTVMTTILSNDDTKTYNSRYSFTLLDNYGIPLRDTRVLVTIGSNNYEVITDGNGVGNVVITLSPAVYSVKITNPLNGDVRVQSIKVVKRITGNNDLTVYYDAGKYFKVRVFDDNGNVSKNVKVTFTINNKKYTRTTDNNGYASFMVSLNPGKYTINAEYNGFKVSNKITVKTTLVTKNIKVKKGKTIKFTAKLVNKNGKILKNKKITFKFKGKTYKVKTNKKGKAILKITKKYKKGKYTIKTSYGKLQIKNKIRIK, from the coding sequence ATGTTTAAATTGTTGAACGGAGGAACTGGCTTGAAAAATTATAAAGTAATTGCATTATTCTCACTATTGTGTCTGTTGATTCTGATACCTGCAACATATGCTATGGACAACCAGACAGCTTTAGAAGTAAGTAATGAGACTAATGTGATAAGTGAAGAGTATTATTTCGACGCTAATGTTGAGAATGATACTGGAAACGGATCTCAGGACAATCCATACAAGGAACTCACCTCAAATAGAGTTAAGGACAATTCCATTATTCATTTGAGTGATGGAGAATATCCATTGGACGCTCAGGTCATGAGTAAAAATATAACTCTGATAGGTCAAAATCCAAAAAACACTGTTGTCAAATATAATAATAATGTTGGATTTTTTGCTGATAGTTCAATTACTCTTAAGAATTTGACTTTGGTTGGTTTGGCTATTTCCGACAGTTCCAATTCAATTATTAACGCTACAAATGTAATTTTCAAAGGTACTAAAATCAGTTCAATAAGTGTTACTTTTCCCAATACAAAAATATATCTGGAAAACTGTACCTTTTTGAATTGTAGTGCAACATCAGGTGGTGCAATCAGCATCACTAAGGGTAGTTTGGAAATCATTGACTCCTTTTTCATTAATAACTATGCCGAACGGTATGGTGGTGCAATTTATCTTCACGAAGCGAAATTTATCAGCAGAAATGTGGCGATAATCAATTCCACATCCATAATGGGCGGTGCGATAACTGCAGTATATACAAATCTGAATCTCACCAATGTGACAGCAAGAAACAACCATGCGAAGTATAGTGGCGGTGTAATTTATGCGCTTTTCGGTTCTTTCTGCCTTAACAACTCCACTTTTATCAACAATACTGCAAAAGACGGTGGAGCGCTGTTCATTGATGAGGTGAACAATTTCATAGCATTCAACAACACTTTTACTGATAACACTGCAGGAAGCATTGCGGGTGCAGTCTACTCAGCAATCAGCAGAAATCTGAATCGCACATCCATTTTGAACGAATCATTAATGAATTCATTCTTCAACAACACTGCAAGCTATGAAAATGACGTTTATGAATGTGAAGCAATCAATCTTAACTATAACTCTTCTCAAAATTACCTGCTTATACGATCAGGACCTTCATATGATTCTGATTTACCTTCCAGTTATGATTTGAGGGATTGCTATGTCACTCCGGTTAAGAGCCAGGGTTCAAACGGAAACTGTTGGGCATTTGCCTCATTGGCTTCACTTGAATCCTGCATTTTAAAGGCAACAGGATGCACCTATGATTTGTCCGAAGAGAACATGAAGGATTTGATGTCCAAATTTTCAAGTTATGGCTGGCAAATGGTAACAAACACAGGAGGATATGACCGTATGGGTCATGCTTATCTTGTAAGCTGGATGGGACCTGTCAATGAAACTCAGGACAGATATATCATAGGAGAAGTGTTGTCTCCAGTTTTAAGCAGCATTTTCCATGTTCAAAACATTCTGTTTTTAACAAGGACAAGTTACACTGACAATGATGAAATCAAAAGGGTAATAATGAGCTATGGTGCTGTTTCAACAAGTATCCACTGGTATCAATCAGGTCCTGAATCCGAAAAGGATGGATATACTAATTATTATATTAATGGAAAAAATATTTATTGGTATAGGACAGATAAGGGGGCAAACCATGCTGTTGCAATTGTCGGATGGGATGACAACTATTCAAAAAATAACTTCAAAACAACCCCTCCTGGCGACGGTGCTTGGATAATCAAAAACAGTTGGGGTACCGGCTCAGGTGAAAACGGATATTATTATGTTTCATATTATGACACATCTTTAGCTCCTTTAAACAAGCCTTATAGTACATACGTGTTCCTGTTCAACGAGTCAATAAAATACGATAAGAATTACCAGTATGATGTAAGCGGAAGGACTGATTTCTTTTTAAACGAGTCAAATACAGTATGGTACAAGAACAGATTCACTGCAACAGACAATGAGTGGTTAACTGCAGTTTCAACCTATTTTGAAAAGAACACTGCATGGGATCTGTCAATATATGTGAATGATGTTTTAAGACATGTCCAGTCAGGCACTGCAACTCTTAGCTATTCAACAATCGAGTTGAGCAGCTTCATTCCACTTGCCGTTGGTGATGTCTTTGAAGTCGAATTCAAGATTACCACAGATAATGAGGCAAGCGTTCCTATTTCCGAAGATATAATTGCCTCTGGCGTTCCAATCAATAAGCAGCTCTTTTATGAAAACATTTCATTCATAAGCTATGACGGTGAAAACTGGACTGATTTGTACGGTTTACATTGGGAATATTCATCCCATACCTATGCAACACAGGTAGCCTGCATAAAGGCATTTACAATATTAAATGAGGTCAACACAACCACTGAACTCTCCATAAATGTTTCCGACATGTTTGAAATCCAAACTCAGGTTTTAAATCAATATGGTAATCCAGTAATAGGAGGAAATGTCACATTCACTATTAACGCAAACGATTATGTTGTCAGTGTTGTCAATGGATGGGCTGCACTGAAAATACCATTGGGTATCGATGAGTATGAAGTTTCAGCAGTATATGACAACACAGGTTACATTTCATCACAGGATACCATTAAGTTTAATGCATCAGTGATGAATACCAGCATTTCCTTGGAAATTAATGAGCATAATCCTATTAACATCACTGCTCACATCTTTAATGAGTATGGGTATGCCGTAAATTATGGAAATGTCACATTCACTATTGATGATGTTCCATATACAGTAGACATTACCAACGGTACCGCAACACTTATTGAAGAGTTCAGTATGGGCAAACATAATGTTTCAGCTGTTTTCAATTCAATTTATTATTATAACTCATCAAGAACTTTTCAGGAGTTTGATGTTAGCATTATTGGTACAAAAATCACATTGGCAATCGATAATGATTATAACCCGGTTGTAATGTGGGTTAAAGTCACCGACCAATACGGCAATGCTATGGATATAGGCAATGTCACATTCATTGTTGATGATACTCCATATACAGTCAATGTCACTAGGGGAATTGCACAGTTTACCCATTGCTTTAAAGATTTGGGCTTAAATAATGTCTATGTGACCTACAATGGAATTGAAGATTATTATGATTCATCAAATTCATCAGCAAATCTTACCGTAATGACCACTATACTGTCAAATGACGATACTAAAACCTATAATTCCAGATATTCATTTACCCTACTGGACAATTACGGCATTCCGTTGAGGGATACACGCGTTCTGGTCACAATCGGATCCAACAATTATGAGGTTATCACTGATGGAAATGGTGTCGGCAATGTTGTCATCACTTTAAGTCCTGCCGTCTATTCTGTTAAAATCACAAACCCTCTTAATGGTGACGTTAGGGTTCAATCCATTAAGGTTGTCAAAAGAATAACCGGAAATAATGATTTGACAGTCTATTACGATGCCGGAAAATACTTCAAGGTCAGGGTCTTTGATGATAATGGAAATGTCTCCAAAAACGTTAAGGTGACATTCACAATAAACAATAAGAAATACACAAGGACAACCGACAATAATGGTTATGCATCATTTATGGTCTCATTGAATCCAGGAAAATACACCATAAATGCGGAATATAATGGATTTAAGGTATCAAATAAAATCACAGTCAAAACAACATTGGTTACCAAAAACATCAAGGTCAAAAAGGGAAAGACCATCAAATTCACAGCCAAACTTGTAAACAAAAATGGTAAAATCCTTAAAAATAAAAAGATCACCTTCAAATTCAAAGGAAAAACCTATAAGGTCAAAACAAACAAAAAAGGTAAAGCCATTTTAAAAATTACCAAAAAATATAAAAAAGGAAAATACACCATAAAAACAAGCTATGGCAAGTTACAGATTAAAAATAAAATAAGAATTAAATAA
- the bsh gene encoding choloylglycine hydrolase yields the protein MCTASNYITDDHYFGRNFDYEISYNERVTITPRNYKFEFRKIDAIESHYAIIGIAAGIDSYPLYYDACNEKGLAIAGLNFAGNAVYKEFDEDMVNVTPFELIPYLLGQAGNVAEARKLLSEINLVNINFADELPLSPLHWMLSDGKEAIVVEPLEEGLKIYDNPVGVLTNNPPFDKQLFYLNNYRNLSNRNPENTFGGDIDLDEYSRGMGGIGLPGDLSSASRFAKVAFTRANSYSDSDEASSVGQFFHILGSVEQQNGCTFIDDPDLYEYTIYTSCYNTNKAILYYRTYHNSQITAVDLNREDLDSSELINYLLINEEQFNFIN from the coding sequence ATGTGTACTGCAAGTAATTATATAACTGATGACCATTATTTTGGACGGAACTTTGATTATGAAATTTCATATAATGAAAGGGTAACAATAACTCCAAGAAATTACAAATTCGAGTTTAGAAAGATTGATGCAATTGAGTCCCATTATGCAATAATTGGAATAGCTGCAGGAATTGACTCATATCCCTTGTATTATGATGCATGCAACGAAAAGGGTCTGGCTATTGCAGGCTTAAACTTTGCAGGCAATGCAGTCTATAAGGAATTTGATGAGGATATGGTGAATGTAACACCATTTGAGCTGATTCCCTATTTGTTGGGCCAGGCAGGCAATGTGGCTGAAGCGCGCAAGCTATTGTCTGAAATCAATCTTGTAAACATCAATTTCGCAGATGAACTGCCACTCTCTCCGCTTCACTGGATGTTGTCCGACGGAAAGGAAGCTATTGTGGTTGAGCCTCTCGAAGAGGGTCTGAAGATATATGATAATCCTGTAGGGGTACTGACAAATAACCCTCCTTTCGACAAGCAGCTGTTCTACCTGAATAACTACAGGAACTTGTCAAATAGAAACCCTGAAAACACATTCGGAGGGGATATTGATTTGGATGAATATTCAAGAGGTATGGGAGGTATCGGCCTTCCCGGAGATTTGTCATCCGCTTCAAGATTTGCAAAGGTTGCCTTCACCCGTGCAAATTCATACTCCGATAGCGATGAGGCAAGCAGTGTGGGTCAGTTTTTCCATATACTTGGCTCAGTAGAGCAGCAAAACGGTTGCACTTTTATAGATGACCCTGATTTGTATGAGTACACCATATATACTTCATGCTACAACACAAACAAGGCAATACTCTATTACAGGACATATCATAACTCACAAATCACTGCAGTCGATTTGAACCGTGAAGATTTGGATTCATCCGAATTGATAAATTATCTTTTAATTAATGAAGAGCAATTTAATTTCATTAATTAA